One region of Drosophila kikkawai strain 14028-0561.14 chromosome 2R, DkikHiC1v2, whole genome shotgun sequence genomic DNA includes:
- the Vajk1 gene encoding mantle protein isoform X2, whose translation MKWMRTATSLALVVLLASSYVQAEAEKAAVEEKKAEPEAKPAEAAASEDTTKSKRGLHHYEDYHHHHVPHFPVHEEKTLTVIKKVPVPVPIEKIVHVPVEKHIHVPVKVKVPKPYPVVKHIPYEVKEIVKVPYEVPAPYPVEKKVHYPVHVHYDRPVPVKVHVPAPYPVEKKVHVPVKVHVPAPYPVEKVVHYNVEKHVHVDKPYPVEKVVHYPVKVPVEKPVPHYIDKPVPHYVDKPVAVPVIKKVPVPVHVPYDRPVPVHVEKPVPYEVKVHVPAPYPVIKEVPVKVEKHVPYPVKIPVEKPVHVHIEKHVPEYHEKHVSYKEPEFVHKHIEEDHHHAPIHHHHSHPIVEHEHEH comes from the exons ATGAAGTGGATG CGCACAGCGACATCGCTGGCCCTGGTTGTACTCCTGGCCAGCAGCTACGTCCAGGCGGAGGCCGAGAAAGCCGCCGTGGAGGAGAAGAAGGCTGAGCCCGAGGCCAAGCCCGCGGAGGCTGCGGCCAGTGAGGACACCACCAAGTCGAAGAGAGGACTGCACCACTACGAGGactaccaccaccaccatgtGCCCCACTTCCCGGTGCACGAGGAGAAGACACTGACCGTTATCAAGAAGGTCCCCGTGCCCGTGCCCATCGAGAAGATCGTGCACGTGCCGGTGGAGAAGCACATCCATGTGCCCGTTAAGGTCAAAGTGCCCAAGCCGTATCCGGTCGTCAAGCATATCCCCTATGAGGTTAAGGAGATAGTGAAGGTTCCGTACGAGGTGCCAGCTCCATACCCCGTCGAAAAGAAGGTTCACTACCCCGTCCATGTGCACTACGATCGCCCCGTGCCCGTGAAG GTTCATGTGCCCGCTCCTTATCCAGTTGAAAAGAAGGTCCATGTGCCCGTGAAGGTCCATGTTCCCGCCCCCTACCCCGTGGAGAAGGTGGTCCACTACAATGTGGAGAAGCACGTGCATGTAGACAAGCCCTACCCCGTGGAGAAGGTTGTCCACTACCCCGTCAAGGTGCCCGTCGAGAAGCCAGTGCCCCACTACATTGACAAGCCAGTTCCGCACTACGTGGACAAGCCAGTGGCCGTGCCCGTGATCAAGAAGGTGCCGGTGCCCGTCCATGTCCCGTATGATCGCCCCGTGCCCGTGCATGTCGAGAAGCCAGTGCCGTATGAGGTCAAGGTCCATGTGCCCGCCCCCTATCCAGTCATCAAGGAGGTGCCTGTGAAGGTGGAGAAACACGTTCCGTACCCAGTCAAGATCCCCGTCGAGAAGCCCGTCCACGTTCACATCGAGAAGCACGTCCCCGAGTACCACGAGAAGCACGTCAGCTACAAGGAGCCGGAGTTTGTCCACAAGCACATCGAGGAGGACCACCATCACGCCCCCATCCATCATCATCACTCGCACCCCATCGTGGAGCATGAGCACGAG CATTGA
- the Vajk1 gene encoding valine-rich protein isoform X1 translates to MKWMRTATSLALVVLLASSYVQAEAEKAAVEEKKAEPEAKPAEAAASEDTTKSKRGLHHYEDYHHHHVPHFPVHEEKTLTVIKKVPVPVPIEKIVHVPVEKHIHVPVKVKVPKPYPVVKHIPYEVKEIVKVPYEVPAPYPVEKKVHYPVHVHYDRPVPVKVHVPAPYPVEKKVHVPVKVHVPAPYPVEKVVHYNVEKHVHVDKPYPVEKVVHYPVKVPVEKPVPHYIDKPVPHYVDKPVAVPVIKKVPVPVHVPYDRPVPVHVEKPVPYEVKVHVPAPYPVIKEVPVKVEKHVPYPVKIPVEKPVHVHIEKHVPEYHEKHVSYKEPEFVHKHIEEDHHHAPIHHHHSHPIVEHEHEVEHDFASHDYHSYHGY, encoded by the exons ATGAAGTGGATG CGCACAGCGACATCGCTGGCCCTGGTTGTACTCCTGGCCAGCAGCTACGTCCAGGCGGAGGCCGAGAAAGCCGCCGTGGAGGAGAAGAAGGCTGAGCCCGAGGCCAAGCCCGCGGAGGCTGCGGCCAGTGAGGACACCACCAAGTCGAAGAGAGGACTGCACCACTACGAGGactaccaccaccaccatgtGCCCCACTTCCCGGTGCACGAGGAGAAGACACTGACCGTTATCAAGAAGGTCCCCGTGCCCGTGCCCATCGAGAAGATCGTGCACGTGCCGGTGGAGAAGCACATCCATGTGCCCGTTAAGGTCAAAGTGCCCAAGCCGTATCCGGTCGTCAAGCATATCCCCTATGAGGTTAAGGAGATAGTGAAGGTTCCGTACGAGGTGCCAGCTCCATACCCCGTCGAAAAGAAGGTTCACTACCCCGTCCATGTGCACTACGATCGCCCCGTGCCCGTGAAG GTTCATGTGCCCGCTCCTTATCCAGTTGAAAAGAAGGTCCATGTGCCCGTGAAGGTCCATGTTCCCGCCCCCTACCCCGTGGAGAAGGTGGTCCACTACAATGTGGAGAAGCACGTGCATGTAGACAAGCCCTACCCCGTGGAGAAGGTTGTCCACTACCCCGTCAAGGTGCCCGTCGAGAAGCCAGTGCCCCACTACATTGACAAGCCAGTTCCGCACTACGTGGACAAGCCAGTGGCCGTGCCCGTGATCAAGAAGGTGCCGGTGCCCGTCCATGTCCCGTATGATCGCCCCGTGCCCGTGCATGTCGAGAAGCCAGTGCCGTATGAGGTCAAGGTCCATGTGCCCGCCCCCTATCCAGTCATCAAGGAGGTGCCTGTGAAGGTGGAGAAACACGTTCCGTACCCAGTCAAGATCCCCGTCGAGAAGCCCGTCCACGTTCACATCGAGAAGCACGTCCCCGAGTACCACGAGAAGCACGTCAGCTACAAGGAGCCGGAGTTTGTCCACAAGCACATCGAGGAGGACCACCATCACGCCCCCATCCATCATCATCACTCGCACCCCATCGTGGAGCATGAGCACGAGGTGGAGCATGATTTTGCCTCTCATGATTATCATTCATATCACGGCTACTAA
- the Vajk2 gene encoding valine-rich protein: MKSMLIFGLVAMCVLVVSASEEAPKKPVEAAEPAEKKQEKRGIGHGLGYGYGPSAGGAILGSGIGVAHAPVAIAAPIAHHAVAELPTQVHTNTVIKTVQVPYQVERHVPYPVEKTVTYPVKVPVPQPYPVEKIVHVPVKEIVKVPVEVPQPYPVEKVIRIPVKIPVDRPYPVHVEKPYPVPVEKPVPYTVEKRVIHKVPVHVDRPVPYKVAVPVPVHVESHVKPAVAVTHTVAAPAYISHGISGHGISGHGISGHGISSYGVSGHGISSYGVSGHGGYLHKK; the protein is encoded by the exons ATGAAATCCATG CTCATTTTCGGCCTTGTGGCGATGTGCGTGCTGGTGGTCAGCGCCAGCGAGGAGGCGCCCAAGAAGCCAGTGGAGGCCGCCGAGCCCGCCGAGAAGAAGCAGGAGAAGCGCGGCATCGGCCACGGTCTGGGCTACGGCTACGGACCGTCTGCCGGCGGTGCCATCCTGGGATCTGGTATCGGAGTGGCACATGCCCCCGTCGCCATCGCCGCCCCCATTGCCCACCACGCCGTCGCTGAGCTGCCCACCCAGGTGCACACCAACACCGTGATCAAGACCGTGCAGGTTCCCTATCAGGTGGAGCGTCACGTGCCCTACCCAGTTGAAAAGACCGTCACCTATCCCGTGAAGGTGCCCGTGCCACAGCCCTACCCCGTGGAGAAGATCGTCCATGTGCCCGTCAAGGAGATCGTAAAGGTGCCCGTTGAGGTGCCCCAGCCCTACCCCGTCGAGAAGGTCATCCGCATCCCGGTCAAGATCCCAGTCGACCGTCCCTACCCCGTGCACGTTGAGAAGCCCTACCCCGTGCCCGTCGAGAAGCCAGTGCCCTACACCGTTGAGAAGCGCGTGATCCACAAGGTGCCCGTGCACGTGGACCGCCCAGTGCCCTACAAGGTGGCCGTGCCAGTGCCCGTCCATGTTGAGAGCCACGTGAAGCCCGCCGTGGCCGTCACCCACACCGTTGCCGCTCCGGCCTACATTAGCCATGGCATCTCCGGTCACGGCATCTCCGGTCACGGCATCTCCGGCCACGGAATCTCCTCGTACGGAGTCTCCGGCCACGGCATCTCCTCCTACGGCGTCTCCGGCCACGGTGGCTACCTCCACAAAAAGTAG